The following are from one region of the Ruegeria sp. THAF33 genome:
- a CDS encoding 5-formyltetrahydrofolate cyclo-ligase produces the protein MAHMLVNGQLVDPDTLRDVARFRRGERVRLLDARRHVSTSERAVMTQTLSRALDTLIAPQKGMKIAVYWPIRGEPDLRDWMARVQAAGATVLLPVVLEKNAPLVFRPWFPGCKMVRGIWNIPVPTNGPDLIPDVVVTPLLGVDDACFRLGNGGGYYDRTLAQFDLLPRVVGVGFADCRIPTIFPMPWDIPMEDVILTDGSVQHRL, from the coding sequence ATGGCTCACATGTTGGTGAACGGGCAACTGGTTGACCCCGATACCCTGCGAGATGTCGCTCGATTCCGGAGAGGCGAACGTGTTCGATTGCTGGATGCGCGGCGGCATGTATCCACATCGGAACGGGCCGTCATGACGCAAACGCTTTCTAGGGCGCTTGATACACTTATCGCACCACAGAAAGGCATGAAGATTGCCGTATACTGGCCAATTCGCGGCGAACCGGATTTACGTGACTGGATGGCCCGCGTCCAGGCCGCAGGCGCAACTGTTCTATTGCCAGTGGTCCTAGAAAAAAACGCACCGCTGGTTTTCCGACCTTGGTTTCCGGGATGTAAGATGGTTCGTGGCATATGGAATATTCCGGTTCCTACGAACGGACCAGATTTGATCCCGGACGTTGTAGTCACGCCATTGCTGGGGGTTGACGATGCCTGCTTTCGCCTTGGCAACGGCGGTGGTTACTATGACCGTACACTAGCTCAGTTTGATCTCTTACCACGAGTGGTAGGGGTCGGGTTTGCCGACTGTCGCATTCCGACAATATTCCCGATGCCTTGGGATATCCCCATGGAGGACGTCATCCTCACTGATGGATCGGTTCAACATCGGCTCTGA